One window of the Pieris brassicae chromosome Z, ilPieBrab1.1, whole genome shotgun sequence genome contains the following:
- the LOC123718515 gene encoding putative uncharacterized protein DDB_G0282133 — protein sequence MSLPVYNTQMLVQRDDVPALVINPNNPPPWLQNSTAQIVYVQNYVQPYMPVDQNVYLQQYVQNPMYVNVDPRFIVESNQIYQNPPMTQDKTNFMQIRPMRPTRSVRPRAYRQIQPRVRYPNIQRVQTMQMNEMNGISNVRSMNLMNGVSSGNVRGINDVSMAGDNFNPNINRTMTNAINGAMASDNLNLNNNRVTMGNVAINGAMTSDNINVNMHRVTMGNVAINGAMASDNLKLNTNRVTMGNVAINGTMTSENLNLNMHRGGMANVAINGAISTNVNINGPSTFNNTSNAINGVNYNSLNANENTITTNVIGAMNATPINGQMNESNRVSQVPNITQISINTFKAMSNAASNCDIGPNTLHRMTDNGVVISNVAPNSNLYLPSNGVNCINTPVMSNVSGTITNVGRNDTPNLTAFNPTVKNVPSLISVNTNVANGAINIAKSVSLRNVTVNNAVSTVAKIPNSIKTIVPNSVNVINGPNIGLNSVNTINRADIGANSVNVTKGPASNGLARVPVAANVNIVGPTKSTTTKVKLERNNPKIGHNKILNANLDNPNNVEDKPTQTESKDNTRNEDRKRKSESPDEIKSKLLVLDINEDKLQRKTVFTQARGRILNVDTKENIPIDEDIKKINKAFNKDVNDKDYVLTHVLDGFVIQESNVAFPIRKPIVEKTIRLNSDALKDLEDEIPSVAIVKGTNIQADEEKLNEKESLNEKQVKINKTECLISDGNPFSRLTPAAIKNWTMEQLTDHLSRSGWERTSSSFYEHEIDGESLLLVSKSQLLVIGVKEEQADVIIAFVNSGKS from the exons ATGTCTTTACCAGTTTATAACACTCAAATGCTGGTTCAGCGAG ACGACGTGCCAGCCTTAGTAATCAATCCGAACAACCCACCACCATGGCTACAAAACAGCACAGCGCAAATCGTCTATGTGCAAAACTACGTACAACCATATATGCCCGTAGATCAGAACGTATATTTACAGCAGTACGTCCAAAACCCCATGTATGTGAACGTGGACCCACGATTTATCGTAGAATCGAACCAGATTTATCAAAACCCACCGATGACCCAAGATAAGACCAATTTCATGCAAATCCGTCCGATGCGACCGACACGCAGCGTGCGACCTAGAGCATACCGGCAGATTCAGCCTAGAGTAAGATACCCTAACATCCAGAGAGTACAGACCATGCAAATGAACGAAATGAACGGTATTTCTAACGTTAGATCAATGAATTTGATGAATGGAGTTAGTTCTGGAAATGTTAGAGGAATTAATGATGTAAGCATGGCAGGGGACAATTTCAACCCAAATATTAATCGAACAATGACAAATGCCATAAATGGAGCAATGGCAAGCGacaatttaaatctaaataacaATAGAGTAACTATGGGGAACGTTGCCATAAACGGAGCAATGACAAGCGATAATATAAACGTAAATATGCATAGAGTAACTATGGGGAATGTTGCTATAAATGGAGCAATGGCAAGCgacaatttaaaactaaataccAATAGAGTAACTATGGGAAATGTTGCAATAAACGGAACAATGACAAGCGAAAACTTAAACCTAAATATGCACAGAGGAGGTATGGCGAATGTTGCCATAAATGGAGCAATATCAACGAATGTAAACATAAACGGACCAAGCACTTTTAATAACACCAGTAATGCTATAAATGgggttaattataatagtttaaacgCAAATGAAAATACCATTACGACGAATGTTATAGGAGCAATGAATGCAACTCCCATAAATGGACAAATGAATGAGTCAAATCGAGTGTCTCAAGTACCAAATATAACtcaaatatctataaatacaTTCAAAGCAATGTCTAACGCAGCAAGCAATTGTGATATAGGCCCTAATACATTACACCGTATGACAGATAATGGCGTAGTAATATCAAACGTCGCCCCAAATTCCAATCTTTATTTGCCTAGTAATGGGGTTAATTGTATAAACACCCCTGTTATGTCTAATGTAAGTGGGACTATAACCAATGTTGGCAGAAATGATACACCAAATTTGACAGCCTTTAATCCAACTGTTAAAAATGTGCCAAGTTTAATAAGTGTTAACACAAATGTTGCGAATGGAGCAATTAATATTGCTAAAAGTGTATCATTACGTAATGTCACTGTTAATAACGCAGTATCTACAGTTGCCAAAATCCCAAATTCCATCAAAACTATTGTTCCAAATTctgtaaatgtaataaatggaCCTAATATTGGTCTAAATTCTGTTAATACCATAAATAGGGCTGATATTGGTGCAAATTCTGTAAACGTCACAAAAGGACCTGCATCGAATGGATTGGCTCGTGTACCAGTAGCTGCAAATGTAAATATCGTTGGTCCTACTAAATCAACCACGACCAAAGTAAAACTTGAAAGGAATAATCCAAAAATTGGACacaataaaattctaaatgcTAATCTAGATAATCCAAATAATGTCGAAGATAAACCAACTCAGACTGAATCCAAAGATAATACACGTAACGAAGATCGAAAGCGTAAAAGTGAATCTCCTGatgaaattaaaagtaaattgctCGTACTAGATATCAATGAAGATAAATTACAACGGAAAACTGTGTTTACACAAGCAAGAGGAAGAATTTTGAATGTCGACACGAAAGAAAATATTCCAATTGACGaagatattaagaaaattaataaggcGTTTAATAAAGATGTTAATGATAAAGACTATGTCCTGACACATGTTTTGGATGGTTTCGTTATACAAGAGTCCAATGTGGCATTTCCG ATTCGAAAACCGATCGTTGAAAAAACAATTCGTCTCAACTCAGATGCCCTCAAAGATTTGGAAGATGAGATACCGTCGGTTGCAATTGTAAAGGGGACAAACATTCAGGCAGATGAAGAGAAATTGAATGAGAAAGAATCATTAAATGAGAAACAAGTGAAGATAAACAAAACGGAATGTTTGATTAGTGATG gaAACCCATTCAGTCGCCTAACACCAGCTGCCATAAAAAATTGGacg ATGGAACAACTGACAGACCACTTGTCACGCAGTGGTTGGGAAAGGACTTCGTCATCATTCTACGAGCACGAAATCGACGGCGAATCACTCCTGCTAGTTTCAAAATCACAGCTGCTAGTTATAGGCGTTAAAGAAGAGCAGGCTGATGTAATAATCGCATTTGTTAACAGTGGTAAAAGTTAA